A stretch of Aureispira sp. CCB-E DNA encodes these proteins:
- the lipA gene encoding lipoyl synthase translates to MLIELPIVQPKAERKKKPDWLRVKLPMGENYKRVRKLVDEYKLHTICQSGHCPNMGECWGEGTATFMILGNVCTRSCSFCAVATGRPPELDTDEPQRVAEAIQLMGVKHAVITSVNRDELKDKGAQIWFDTVRLVKEYSPTTTIETLIPDVRGKWDALELMISAGQEVVSHNMETVESLYRKVRPQAKYQRSLEQIKRTKEYGKRTKSGVMVGLGETKEEMMKIMDDLVAHGCDVLTIGQYLQPTKRHIDIADYVHPDLFAEYKEIGLSKGFDYVESGPMVRSSYHAERHI, encoded by the coding sequence ATGTTAATAGAGCTTCCAATCGTACAGCCTAAAGCTGAACGTAAGAAAAAACCAGATTGGTTAAGAGTAAAATTGCCAATGGGTGAGAACTACAAGCGAGTTCGAAAATTAGTAGACGAATACAAGCTACACACCATTTGTCAAAGTGGTCATTGTCCTAATATGGGAGAATGTTGGGGAGAAGGAACGGCTACGTTTATGATTCTAGGAAATGTATGTACCCGCTCTTGTTCTTTTTGTGCAGTAGCTACTGGGCGTCCGCCAGAATTGGATACTGACGAACCGCAACGTGTGGCAGAAGCCATACAATTAATGGGAGTTAAACACGCTGTAATTACTTCTGTGAATAGAGATGAGCTCAAAGATAAAGGAGCACAAATATGGTTTGATACCGTTCGATTGGTCAAAGAGTATTCGCCTACTACTACCATCGAAACATTGATTCCTGATGTGCGTGGAAAATGGGATGCTTTGGAATTGATGATTAGTGCTGGACAAGAAGTCGTATCACACAATATGGAAACGGTCGAAAGCCTTTATAGAAAAGTGCGTCCTCAAGCAAAGTATCAACGTAGTTTAGAACAAATTAAACGAACTAAAGAATACGGCAAACGAACCAAATCGGGGGTTATGGTAGGATTGGGTGAAACCAAAGAAGAAATGATGAAAATCATGGATGATTTAGTAGCCCATGGTTGCGATGTGCTTACAATAGGACAATATTTGCAGCCAACCAAACGTCATATTGATATTGCAGATTATGTTCATCCTGATTTGTTTGCAGAGTACAAAGAAATTGGTCTATCCAAAGGCTTTGATTATGTAGAGTCAGGACCTATGGTTCGTTCTTCTTATCATGCAGAACGCCATATTTAA
- the hisS gene encoding histidine--tRNA ligase, producing the protein MKPKLVRGTRDFSSEVVNKRNYIFSTLRKVFTKYGFNPLETPAMEELSTLTGKYGDEGDQLLFKILNNGDYLAKADTDALANKDSKGLTASISQRALRYDLTVPFARYVVLNQNNISFPFKRYQIQPVWRADKPQKGRYREFYQCDVDVIGSDSLLYEAELCQIYDEAFAQLNLGVVIRLNNRKILDGLAQYAGYPELFAKITVAIDKLDKIGWDGVEQELSRMGIDQAGFEKVKQVINAPNIATLKTLFEGIEIGLKGIEELETVLEFLEGYNFSNQLKVDFALARGLSYYTGCIYEVEVDTSIESQKNIKMGSIGGGGRYADLTGIFGLKDMSGVGVSFGAARIYDVMEELNLFDTVEFNTSKVLFLAMDKDALKYGFKALQKVRAAGISSTIYPKAWKFQKLMKYADKVKVPYVIIIGDKEMESGQLGFKNMQTGEQQALSIEDIIKILS; encoded by the coding sequence ATGAAACCAAAGTTAGTACGTGGGACTAGGGACTTTTCTTCTGAGGTAGTCAATAAGAGAAATTACATTTTTTCAACATTGAGAAAAGTTTTTACAAAATATGGCTTCAACCCTCTGGAAACTCCCGCTATGGAAGAGTTGAGTACCTTAACAGGGAAATACGGGGACGAGGGCGATCAGCTTTTGTTTAAGATTTTAAATAATGGCGATTATTTGGCAAAGGCAGATACGGACGCATTAGCCAATAAAGATTCAAAAGGGTTAACTGCTTCTATCTCTCAAAGAGCTTTGCGCTATGATTTAACCGTTCCATTTGCACGGTATGTTGTTTTAAATCAGAATAACATTTCTTTTCCTTTCAAACGTTATCAAATTCAACCCGTTTGGCGAGCAGACAAACCTCAAAAAGGACGCTACAGAGAATTTTATCAATGTGATGTTGATGTTATTGGTTCGGATTCTTTGTTGTACGAAGCAGAATTGTGTCAGATTTACGATGAAGCATTTGCCCAACTAAACTTAGGTGTTGTTATTCGTTTGAACAATCGAAAAATCTTAGATGGCTTGGCTCAATATGCAGGCTATCCTGAACTGTTTGCAAAGATTACCGTAGCTATTGATAAATTAGATAAAATAGGTTGGGATGGTGTCGAGCAAGAATTGAGTCGCATGGGAATCGATCAAGCAGGTTTTGAAAAGGTAAAGCAAGTTATCAATGCGCCTAATATAGCTACCCTAAAAACTTTGTTTGAAGGGATCGAAATAGGGTTAAAAGGTATTGAAGAATTGGAAACTGTTTTAGAATTTTTGGAAGGTTATAACTTTAGCAACCAACTGAAGGTTGACTTTGCTCTAGCTCGTGGATTAAGCTATTATACGGGCTGTATTTATGAAGTGGAGGTAGATACATCTATTGAAAGCCAGAAGAATATCAAAATGGGAAGCATCGGTGGCGGTGGTCGCTATGCAGACTTAACAGGTATCTTTGGACTAAAAGATATGTCGGGTGTCGGTGTTTCATTTGGAGCAGCTAGAATTTATGATGTCATGGAGGAATTGAATTTATTTGACACTGTTGAATTCAATACTAGCAAAGTATTATTTTTAGCAATGGACAAGGATGCCTTGAAGTATGGTTTTAAAGCACTTCAAAAAGTTCGTGCCGCTGGTATTTCTTCAACCATTTATCCTAAAGCTTGGAAGTTTCAAAAGTTGATGAAATATGCTGATAAAGTAAAGGTTCCTTATGTTATTATCATTGGCGATAAAGAAATGGAAAGCGGACAACTAGGTTTCAAAAATATGCAAACTGGAGAACAACAAGCGTTGAGTATTGAAGATATTATCAAAATACTGAGCTAA